The region TAGATCATGAACAATGGGTTCATGTTTGGTATATGCACCCATTGATTAATATGCGGGAGATTCCTTATTATTCTTGGGATGCAGCTGTGTTAGCTCATATATACCGGGGTTTGGAGATTGTTGCAAAGAAGGGCAGTAAGAGCATTGCTTGTTGTGTTTGGGTGTTATAGGTTTGGTCTTACGAGAGATTTCCTCGTATTGGCGTGCCTTTACGGTCTCCTGGTCAGGAGGATTATCCGGTTGCTGAGGGATGGGCCTATTGATACTAATGTTGGGGTTTCAAAGAAGCGCAGAAAGACAGGTCCTCACCACAGCTTACCGTTCTATAGGGGTGAGTTTGATGGTGTTGCTGGTGATGAGGTGGTTTGGAGGCCGTATGCTAGATTCGACGATGTTATGGACAGTGAGATGATACAGGCACAGTTAGCTGGGTGTGGTCGAGTTCCGCTTGTATGTTATGATGTGGTCGAGTGGCAGCATCCGAACAGGGTGAGCAGACAGTTTGGTGCTAGTCCCCAGATTCCACGGGCGCCGGTGAACATGGTTGGCTATAGGGGGGCTAAGGAGGCCACATTTGTAGGGGAGGATTGGCTTGTACGGTGGTTCATTGATATTGACAAATGGGTCAGGTTTTGTTCAGATTTGGATGGACTTGTTGATGACTCGGTTGACATTGCTTCTGAGGCTGATTACATGGCATGGTATGCTGATATATCTCGTATGCGAATAGGGAAGCCGGATCCACAACCTCAGCAGCAGTACAAGACGAGGGAGTTGTATGATAGTCTCGAGGGATATGAAGTTTTATAAATATGCATATTTCACATTACACCACACACTACCAAATTTGCATTCACACGTATTTCATCTTGCACATATGATATCCTTGTGGAAAAaatgtttacttgtttttgtTTGTCGATGGTTTTCGGGCTTAATATGTTGAAGCAACTGGATGCTAGGGTTCCTCTTGAGTTTATGGTAGGGAGGATTTCTGGTACCATTCTCTCGGTTGATGAAGAAGATCAAGGGACCCGCCTACAGACGTCCCACATTTCTGAACATAAAACCAGATTTCATTGCACCTTCGGCTGACGACTTTGACATTCCTGCCCAGGATGTCGTTGACATGACACAGCCATCCCAGCATATGTCTCAGCCACCCCAGACTATTGTCTCATCTAGTAGGCCAGCGAAGCTTGCATCCCGCAGGATGAAAGAAGTGAAGTGGAGTATCACTAAGAGTCTCAGCCTGACAAAGAAGAATGCTATATATTCAGATTGGGGATGGAGCCGAGGATTCCCGGTGGTCTTATTGTTCAGGACTATCACGTCCATGCATCAGCTATGCAGAGCTGGCTCAAGGAACATGGGTTGATGACAGGATCATATACACTTATATGGTATTGTTCGTTACTCGTTGCTAATACATTTTACTTGTTGCATTCATTTTAGTTGTTGCATTCATATTTATTTTCAGGGATTGCTAAGGAGTCGGGAGGGGGAGATTCACACTGGAGGTATATGGGAGAGGAAACCTGTCTATTACTTCTTGGATCCCTACTTCATGGTACTTGGGAAAGGACATGTGAAGAAAATCAGAAAAGCATCGAGGATCGGTGGAGATGCATTGCAGAGGGCATGGAATAAAGCATTACGTAGTTTTACTGGTTTTGCCACTGCTACTGTTGCTCCTTTTGTTCTCGAGGCTGACTACATATTCATCCCATGTTGTGTCGGAGATGTGCATTGGGTTTTGTTCATGTTCGGTACTAGACGATTTGAAGGTCTTATCATAGATTCAATGAATGACGAGCCGGATTATCGTGAGGATATACGAGTCGTGGTATGTTCCTTTACTTGTCTAATATTGTTGTCTTCTATATAGTCCTTACCAATTGTATATTGTATTCATTCTCGGATCATAATTTCATTGCAGTCATGGTTGTTGCCGAGGCTATTGCATATGATACAGCCAGTCAAAGGGCGTGACCCTACTTCAACCGAGGTCCTAGCTCTACCGTCCAGACCAAAGCAACGAAACTCCAATGATTGCGGTGTTTATGTGATGAAATACATGGACTACTTCACACAAGGATATGACTTAGCCGATGTATCGAATTGGTCGCAAGAGGTGGTGGATACCTTTAGGTATCAGATAGCAAGGGGGATTCCCGGGATTCATATGCGTAGACGTCACGAAGCTTCGTAGTACTTATGTGGTTGGATTTCATTTTGTAGGTAGTTGGATTTCATTTGATTTTAGGTTGTCGGATTACGCACTTGGATTTCATTTGATTTTAGGTTGTCGGATTACGTACTTGGATTTCATTTGATTTTAGGTTGTCGGATTACGTACTTCGATTTCATTTGATTTTAGGTTGTCGCATTACGTACTTggatttcatttgattttatattgtccgattttatttagtttttttttgGATTAATTTAGGTGGATTTTGGATTATTTTGGAGGATTGTTGTGAATAAATTATGCTGGATTTTGGAGGATTGTAGGTGTGGGATTTTGTTGGCAATTTGTGCAGGTTGGCTGTCTGTATACAGTCTGCAAAAATCCCAAACCCAAGCATGTGTAACAATTCCCGCTGTGGTCTCCTTAACTTCCAATCATGCAATGACTTGTTCCCAGAATAGCTCTGCAACTCCTCTCTCCCTGCACCGTCCCAAACATCCTCACTAACGTGATACCGATTATCCCAAATAACATTATGCGCATTCGGACCCGGCAACATATTCCCGAAATCACCAAAATTATCCATACCTGAAAATATTGTCAACATAATTCATCAATCACCATAATAAAAACAACACCAAGTACACAATAAAAACAATTACCACATATATAATCACCAAGTACACAAATACATTAACCCCTATATTCGTAATTATACACCCATTTGTTCGAATTATTGTAAAATTCATCCCAAAATTCATATGTTAATTACATCCCAAAAATTAAGCAGCGAAATTTAACCCCTGAATTAACCCTAGAttcttaatttaatttaaatttcaCACTAATTTTTTCATTAAAATCGATTTATACACTAAATTATTTCGAATTTCATACTAATTTAATTCGAATTTCACACTAATTTTTTCATTAAATTCGATTTGTACCCtaaattaattcgaaattaaCACTAATTTAATTCGAATTTCACACTAATTTTTTCATGAAATTCGATTTATACACtaaattaattcgaaattaatactaatttaattcgaatttaacaCTAATATTATCATTAAATTCGATTTTACACtaaattaattcgaaattaaCACTAATTTATCCTAAAAATCTAATTAAATTAATCCTAAAAAACGAATTAAATTTTCATACTACAACACTAATATttttcgaattaaatcaattccaaattatgaaccctagaaattctaaaaattagAATTTAATCATACTACGATTCATATGTTAATTCATTACAAGggttcatacattaattaaccctaaAAATTTGAATTACATACACAGAATCAGATCTACACCAAGAAAAAATCATAAATTTATATCAATAAAACTGTAAATAACAAAAAGGAATCGAATATATACCTTAATGGCGAAAAAGGAGAATGATTCAAGCTTTCAGGGATCTTGGGTTGCTGGTATTTTTTGCTTCTGCTGCTGTTTATATGCGGTTGTGTTTGTATTTGTGTATATTTTAGAGTCTGTGTTTGCTAGGGATTAGGCAAACAAAAAACGACACAAATCGCGGAAATTTTCCGCGGCCCGTGGGCTAGGGGGTATTTTAGTAATTTCTCCGGACCGCTTAAATTTTCCGCGGTCCGTCTGTGATCTCAGCCTTTCATTCCCCCATCCAACGACTATAAATGTGTTTGTTGTGAAATGTAGACCGGCCCCCTTGTTTCTTAGTTCTCTTGTAAAGTTATTTGTTGGGAAACTTCTTAACGCTGCTGTCATTTTACGTAGGTGGTCCCATCAATTGCAATTGCATTTGTGACATACGAGATGGTAAAGGATGTTCTTAAAGTCGAGATGAGGATTTCTGATTGAAATCGTGGGAGGGTGCAgattataatttttgaagcagAAGGGTaagaaattataacttaaatTTTTAGCTGGAAGCATTTTTTGGATGGATTTCTCAATATATTCAGGAAATTAGAAGCGCCATGTTCTAGCCCGTGTTGATAGTCCACCTCTTGTATATTATTTCCATCTGCCTTGCATTCAACCATAATCATTCATACGCCAATAAGGTTTTATCATTTAAGTTCACGCGATTCTTAGTGACCAGAGAATTACTGTTATTAGTCATTGAACAGTTATTTTTATTTGTATAACTAAAAGCTTATGTTACTTTACTATATTGTGTTATACTTCCCTTCTGCTTTGCTCCGTTAGATCTTTCGGTTTCATTTTTGCATGGATATATTTCAGACCTGGTCGAGTCAACTAatgttatttaaataaaaaaGTTCAGATGAGAATTGTGACAATGGTATAAGTTTATTTTTATCAAGTGACATTCAATGACCATTTTACTCTAATGTCATCTTATGCCCATATGCACAACTGTCTTCTGTCCTCTTTCCTCTCCTCTCCCCTCCCATTCCCAGATCCATTCTTCCTGGTAATCTTGAATTGATCTTCTTTATACGCACCAAGTACTCCAGATAGTAATATAATTCTTTCGCGAAGTACTTTAGAGAGCGTTTGGGAATTTGCATTTCATTTCAAATGAGAGATTTCAAATGACAAGATTTGAGTTGTAATTTCAAATTCTCGTgtttatactaatatttgaatATCCTGGACTTCAAataaaatccaaatccaaattctGAAACACCTTTTTTCATCAAATCtagaatttcaaatgaaatccacGTTCCCAAACGGGCCATTATTGTCTTTCTGGTATTTCTCTTCATTGATGGTATGCTCATTTTAATTGCTCAACTGAAACCTGTTATGTAATCCGGGGCTTCTGGTTTGACAGGCGGAGCTTTACATCTATATTCTAAATATTCCGGCAACTTCATCTCCTTTTATCATCCAGTTCTTTACTTAGGTCTCTATGTTTTCAAATTTGGGTACGATTTCGAATAAAGATTGGATTTCCCCTGATGTTGAAGGCTATGGAAATGTGTGTATATGAATTTGAATCCTACAATCGATGACAGAAAGTGTTGCCGAGACCGAAATTTCAAATAGCTATAAGCACTAAACTGATAACGAACAGCAACCGAGTTGATTTTAAATTAAACTTccatttatttttaaataaaaatgtCTTGGCAAAAACTTACTTCATTCTgagctaaaataaaatttactttTTTTTACTATACAAGGTCCCTAATATTATGTTTACGTGAATTGTGCCAAAAAACCAACGAGTGCGGTACTAAAACTCTTGTACAGTTCAAATGAGCGTGTGCCGTATGTAATCAATTAGGGAAAAAATTGTGTCCAAAATGATACAACTCTGCAAATAATACCCGAGTAGCACTTCCAAATAGATTCACAGAGTCGACGAACGTAATAAATACGAGGTCCACGTCATCAGAATTACTAATACTTATATTTCCTACGTCAATAAAGTTTTACGCGTGTAAGTGATTCACGAGATTCTTTGCAACTAGAACTACTGTTATTAGTCTTTTTAACCGTTATTTTTAATTCTATAGGTATATGTTATTACTATTTTCTGTTTTTACCGTTTCTTATAACTCTGCTCTACGCCAGAAACTGCAAGTAATCTGCGAGAAGCTCTATCGATGGTGATCAATAAGTGCAAGAGCAGTACTTTCATTGTGCGCCTCATTTACTTGAAAAAGGAATCAAGTTGTCCAACTTCTAATCCCATCTCTCACAAGTTTGAGAGGAATCTTACACCATAATTGGATGAAAACTCTTGCAACTTTTAAGAGTGCGCTTATAGCCCCGACTGAGTTAAACAATGAGTAGGGCAAGTAGTTAGGGACAATTTTTTTTCCCAAAAGAGACAACTAAAATACGGAGGAGTATCAAGTAAATTCAAAGTGTAGGGCAAGAGAATTGCTAAAATGCGAAGAAATATTTATAGCATGTCACTCGTCTAGAATATACGAAGAGTGGTCCTGATGCTCAAAACAAAcacacaacagtgaatcaaaaCCACAAACCAAACAATGTAATGAATCTAGTTTCCTATGCACACTAAATGGTATGATGATACATATACTGTTCTGCTGGCTTATGAATCACCTGGCAAAATCAACCACCAGTACTGCTGATGCTACAAAAAATGCAAAAAGAGTACAGAGTACCTTAAGTTCTTAGCTGCCTTCTTCCCCCAATCCTGTTTGTAATGATTTTTTCAAGATAGACGCAGCGCTCCCGGTGATAATCATTCCATATGCACAACTGTCTTATGGCCTCTTTCTTCTCCTCCCCTATTCCCAAAATCCATTCTTCCTTCTCTTTTAATCTTTTCTCCATCTCACCTATCTTTTTATCCTTTTCAATATTGGATTCTTCCGTCCTCACTTCAAGTTGTTTAACAGCTTTCACTAGATTTTCTATCTGTTCTCTTAAGAGTGCTTCCTGTTGCCTCGCAGAGTTGAGCTCAAAGATTAAATTGGCAatttttttcttttgattttcTTCATTGCTGTTTTTATCCCTGACCCAATTCTTTGCTACATGAAGCTCATTTAAGATCTCAAAGACACAGGTTTCAATGTGCCCGGAGTCTTCCTCTAACTTCCTTGTCAGTGAATCCAATCCAGTAAAGGTCTGATTTAACTTCTCCGCAAATTCTGCCTTCATCTTGAACTGATCTTCTTTATAAGCACGAAGTACTCCAGATAGTACTATAATTCTTTCGTGAAGTACCTTATTGTCTTTCTGGTACTTCTCTTCCTTGACATTGTGCTCATTTTCCTTCTCACTTAAAACCTGTTCTGTAATCCGGAGCTTCTG is a window of Apium graveolens cultivar Ventura chromosome 11, ASM990537v1, whole genome shotgun sequence DNA encoding:
- the LOC141697350 gene encoding uncharacterized protein LOC141697350 isoform X4; protein product: MSATYPMDLVRGRITVQSGSSPCQYRGINHALATVLREEGPRALYKGWLPSVIGVVPYVGLNFAVYESLKDWLIKSRPFGLVDDSGLGVTTRLACGAAAGTVGQTVAYPLDVIRRRMQMVGWKDAASVVTGDGKSKAQLEYTGMIDTFRKTVRYEGFGALYKGLVPNSVKGLLRSREGEIHTGGIWERKPVYYFLDPYFMVLGKGHVKKIRKASRIGGDALQRAWNKALRSFTGFATATVAPFVLEADYIFIPCCVGDVHWVLFMFGTRRFEGLIIDSMNDEPDYREDIRVVSWLLPRLLHMIQPVKGRDPTSTEVLALPSRPKQRNSNDCGVYVMKYMDYFTQGYDLADVSNWSQEVVDTFRYQIARGIPGIHMRRRHEAS